The genomic DNA GCTGCCCGCGACGGTGCGCACCCGGTTCCCGGATCCGCAGCTGCTGATGGTTGAAGCCCAGCCCTCCGGCGTCCGGCTGGTCTTTACGACGACGGCGCAGCAGCTGGAACTGGTCCTGCATCCCACGCGGGTGGTGTACCTCGGGGCGGACCGGCCGCGCGGCCATGTGGACCTGATGGTCGACGGCGAGCTGCTGCACAGCGACGAACTCACCGGCGGCTCCTACACCGAGGTGAACATGTCCACCGGAGCGAGCCGGCAGGTGGAGGGGGAGTCGCATGTGGGCGTGTTTCCCGGGCTGCCCGCGGGCGGCAAGCTGGTGGAGATCTGGTTGCCGCACAACGAGTCCGTGGAACTGGTCGAGCTGCGCTCGGACGCGCCGGTGGAGCCTGCCTCCTCGGACCGGCCAGTGTGGCTGCACCACGGCAGTTCGGTGAGCCACGGCTCCAACGCGGCGACGCCGTCGGGCATCTGGCCTGCCGTGGCGGCCCGGATCGGCGGCGTGGAACTGACGAACCTCGGCCTGGGCGGCAGCGCGCTGGTGGACCCGTTTACCGCGCAAGTAATGCGGGATACACCCGCGGACCTGATCAGCGTGAAGCTGGGCATCAACATGGTGAACCTCGATGGGATGCGGCTGCGCACCTTCGTGCCGGCGGTGCACGGCTTCCTGGACACCATCCGCGAAGGGCATCCGGAGACCCCGCTGGTGCTGATCTCCCCGATATTCTGCGGTATCCACGAGGACACTCCCGGCCCCGGTGCCTTTGATCCGGCATCCTTCGGCACGGGGCAGGTGAAGTTCCTTGCCACCGGGGATCCGGCCGGAGTGGCTGCGGGCCAGCTAACGCTGCGGGTGATCCGCGAAGCGCTGGCATCGCTGGTGGAACGCCGGGCGGAGGATCCGAACCTGTATTACCTGGACGGACTGGAGCTGTACGGGGCGGCGGACGCCGAGGAGCATCCGCTGCCCGACGCGCTGCACCCGGACAGTGCGACGCATCAGTTGATCGGGGAACGGTTCGCCAAGTATGCGTTTGCGGGGGAGGGGCCGTTCGGGCGGGAGCTGTAGCGGGGAGTTTCCACTCCTTCTATCGGATGGGCAGCCGGGGTCCTCGTGCGGGCAACGGAATAGATAATCCGGAGGTCAATCCCTAGGACCGATAAGGCATCGAGCGGTAACTACCCTGCCCAAAAACATTGCCGTTAACGAGAAGCAGGATGACGGTTCCGAAAGCGGTTACGTTTTCTCGGCTACCGTCAACTGGGACAAAGCCAGTTACAGCTGGCACCTGGGTCGATAGCGGCTGCTTTAGGACTATGAGCTGGGAGCTGAAGCACCCAGTTCAGCCAGCATCTCCTGCAGGCGGACGCCACCGCTGCTGTGGGCTTCGTCCTCGGTGAGCCGCTTGCCGAGATCCAGCAATGCCTCGCGGAGAGACCTTTCGGCTTCGGTGAGTGCCCCTTCATATCCTTCGGCGAGTAGGTACGAGTGGCTGTCCGTAGACAAGGCCACCAACAGATCCAGGAAAATCTCGAGTGTCCTACCGGAGGAGTTGTTGAATTCCTTTCGGGAATCGTCACTCATTGGCACCAGCTTCAGCTGGTTCGACCACATCCGCGGATCCAGAGGATCGGTGGATAGCATCAGTGCCGTCGCTGACCCTTCCCCGGTCCTGCTCTCCTTGGGCAGAGCCTGCTTCACATCGTGCAGGATCTCGTGGAAGTGGTCATCGGTGAGGCCAAACCCGACGAAAAGGAGGTGCTGCGTCATGAGGGTCGCCTTCACCAGCGCGGAGAGAGCGTTGCGGGACGTGCTGAAACCCAGGTAGTCGTCCCTGGTGAGGACTATCGAGTCCGGGTCCGTCACCGAGCCATGGAGCTTCAGGAGCCAATCATCGTGTTGGCCTGCGCCGTCGGGGATCACCGACCGGGGGACGCCGGCGTCGTCCGAAGCGAATTCAAAAAGTTCGTCGTAGTTCAGCGTGATCGCTTCTCTGCTGCCCAGGCTGGCGAGAAGTGCAGGTGTCAACCCGTAGCGTTTCAGCTCCACCAGCCTTGCGATGGCCTCATTGAAGGTCAGTGCGCCCCGCTCGGCGCGTTCCTCGTAGATGGAGCGCAGAATGCTGGCTTGGTCGAGGTGGCCTCGCTTTTTGAGCGATTCTGTCTCGGAGTCTGTGAGCTTAGCGGTCTTGGCCAGAGCGGACAGAAGCTCCGTCCAACTCGGTGCCCCGGCGCTCATGCTGACGCCTGCACCCATAAAAGGAACGAGCTTACCGTCGCGGGCATGACCGGCCAGCCGCGCGGCCTCCGTCTGATGCTCGCGGTCGAGGGACGCCCACCATTCCGGCTGACGCTTCCTGAGTTCCTGAGCGAGGGCAAAATCCTTTTCGTTTGCCAGAACCAATACGACGTCGACGCCGGCCTCGGCGGCCGCGCTGCGTGTCTCTTCAAGGAGCAGACGAATGACGTCGCCTTTGACCAGTCCTGCGCCGCCGCCTCCTGTGCCGAAAAGCGGCATGGCCAGCAAGGGGACGGGGCGGGACTGTTCGCGGCTGGCTTCGCTCCGCCGTCGTCTGGCGGTGTCCGCGGCTACGCAAATGAATTCCCTTAGCGGAGGGATGAGCTCGTCAACTGATGAAATCCCGGAGTACGGCACGGCGGTGAGGACCGGCAGCGGTTCATCGGCCGGCCACGTGTGGATCGGCTGCGCGAGCATCGCTCCACTGGCGAAGCCGGCATCCTCAATCAACGCGTCCTGGAGTCCCGGAACGGCAGCCCGCCAGTGTGCTGCAATGCTGTATGTCCGGTCGGTGGGCAGCAGCCACGCGTCACAAGCGAAATTGGTCAGACTGCCCTTGGTCACGAAGACGTGTGATTGCCCCATGAGTGATTTGTATCACGCGTCACCGCCCCGAGTGCCCTATGCGGATGCGCGCCGGATCCAGCACTGATCCACCACCGCCTAGGCGGAGCCCCCAGGCATTACTTCCCCGCCAACACCTCCCGGAACGCCGGATTCGGATGGGCGTTCGGTAGCACACTGCGCACACGCTCCAATGCCTCCAGCGGCGTGATTCCGGCGGCCTGCGCCCCGTACAGTGCGGCGACGGTCGGTGTCCGGGATTCGGCCCGGACACAGTGCAGCAGCACCGTTTTGCCCTCGGCCCGGAAGCGTTCGACGGCGGCGGCAGCCTCCCGCAGCACGAAGGCGGTATGCGCGTTGGACTCCGGCGCGGCCGAATCCACCAGCCAGAACGTGGCCTGGTCCTCGGCGGCAATGCCGGACACGTCCTCCGTGCCCAGCCGGCACAGGCTGACCACTGCATCAATCCCCAGCTCCGCCGTCCTGCCAAGTGCGCCCACCCCACCCAGCCACACGCCGTCGTCGTCCGGGTGCCGGACCAGGACATCGGTCCGGGACCAGGAGCTGTAGTCGAAATGCGGCGTGCGCGGCCAGGCGTCCGTGCGCCGCCCCGCTCCGCCGGCGAGTTCGACGCCGAGCGTCATCAGGTCCCGCGCCCGCAGACCCGGCCAGCCGTGCAGGTGCAGGCGCCACTCGAACGGGACGGCGGAGAAACCGTAGGCGGCGCCGAGCAGCGAGCCGGCGATGGCGGCCACCGTGTCGGTGTCCCGGCCGCCGCGGACCGCCTCTTCCAGTGCGGCCCGCAGGTGATCGGGGCCGTTGCTTCCGGCGCGGGTGGTGGCAATGGCGCTCCATGCACCCTGCAGTGCCTCCACCACCCAGCCGTTCTTCACGAAGTCCCGGGGCCGGGAGGCCTCGGCCGTCTCGATCCGCTCCAGCCACAGAGCAGCCCGGTCCGGCGGCAGCAGCGGCAGCCCGGTCCGGATCTCCAGCTGGCCGGTAAGGGCGGCGTTGCGGATGGCGACGCACCAGAGGCCGCAGGCCTCCCGGGCATCGTCCTCCACATGGGTCAGCGAGCTGAGTTCCCCGGCAGCTGTCATCAGGTCGGCCGGTTCCCGGTCCAGGTAGGCCAGGGCCAGGGGAGCGGTGCGCATCAGGGAGCCGTTGCCGCCGCTGCGGCCGGTGCGTTCGTGGAACACCTGCGCGGCGCGGGCAAAGTCGTCCGTCGTGACCTTGGACCGGCCGTCGTCGGCGGCAGTCCGGCCCGCGGCGTCGATAATGTACCGGGTCTGCGAGCCGACGTCCTTGGCCTCGGCGGCCCACGCGGTCCAGGCCCGGACGACGGCGTCCAGGGCCGCGGGCGTGGGGCCGGCGTCGAGCAGCGCTTCGGCGATGGGGACGGCCATGGAGGTGTCATCGGTCCACTCGGCCGGATCGAAGCCGAACGGTCCGCCGCCCAACATGCTGACCTCGGCGCCGTCGGGCAGCGGGTCCCCGAATTCGTAGCCGGCGCCCAGGGCGTCTCCGGCGGCGAGGGCAACAAGGACACCGGCGGCGCGGTCATTCTGCGCGGAGTTCAGGTTCATACGGCCTCCATCAGGGGGTGGGTGGTGTTCCAACAGGATAGGTGGGCGATATCGGGGTCCCGGTCGGGGAGCCTGACGGCCATGCCCTCCGCGATGACGGGCCCGCGGACCCCCAGGACGCTGCGGCTGCGCATCGAGTCGTGGCGCTGGGCGCCCTCGCCGTAGAACTCGCCGAAACCAATGGTTCCGACGACGGCGGCAAGGTCGCGGGCCAGCTGACCCGGCATGGGTGCGGCGCTCCGGGCTGCAGCAGGCAGCAGCTCCGCGTCGAGCAGGGCGGCCTCAATGAGCTGGCGGTAATGGTCCCGGAACAGTGAGGCAGTGCCGAAGACTTCCAGCAGCAGGGGCTGTCCGCCGACGCCGATCACCACGCCGCGCTGGCCGTCGAGCGGCTTCGGCGCGCTGAAACGGTGCCTGTCGAGGCTGCCGAAACGGTCCAGGTGCTCAGGAAGGGAGCTGGTGGCCGAGGGTCCGCGGACAGCGTCGAAGCGCCGGACCCGTTCCCAGATCTGTTCCTGGCGCCGGCTTCCGGTACCGGGCGGCCCGCCGCCGGCCATCTTCGCGCGAATGCTCAGCGGCGCACGCCGGGCCTGGCAGCGGTGTGTGTCTTGTCCGGCTTCCCACCGTCCGGCCTCGACGCAGAAGGTGTCGATGTCCACGGTCTCGCCGGTATCGATGAGGACGTCGCGGGCGCAGGTGCGGTGCTGTTGTCCGCCCTCAAGCAGTTCGCCTTCCAGCAGCAGGGCGGCGTGTTTGCCGTTGTTGCGGACCGTCAGCTGGCCAACCCTGGCACCCGCTGCCAGTTCGGACACGGCCAGGTCAGCGCGGAGCGCGGTGCTGATGCCGAGCCGGCCGGGAGCGGCGGTCCAGACGGGGAAGAGGGTGAGCGGGCCGACGGCGGTGCCCGCTCCTACATGGAGTTGTGGGACTCCGACGGGGAGTTGCGGAATCTGCATGGTGAACCTCCTTGCTTTAGCGCAAATCTGCGCTAACTGATTCCAGTATGCGCCGGTTGCATCTTTTGCGCAACATTGAGATAAATGGGGGTATGAGCGAGTCCCGGAGACACCTGTCCCTGCTGGAATACCCGCGGCCGTCGCTGGCTGTGGACACCGCAGCACTGACCGTGGTGGACGATGACCTGAGGGTCCTGCTCGTCCGCCGGCGCGAGGAACATCATTCGGGGGAGTGGGCGCTGCCCGGCACCTTCCTGCGGGAACGGGAAACCCTGGCGGCTGCCGTCCTGCGTTCGCTGCGCGACAAGGCCGGCATTGAAGGCCGGGTTCCTCGACAACTTCATGTCTTCGACGATCCGGGCCGGGATGACCGTGGCTGGACGCTGTCCGTGGCGCATATGGATGCCGTGCCGTTCCGGGACCTGGAGAAGCCGCTGCAGTCCGACGATGTCCGGCTGGCATCAGTCACGGTGGACGCGGACCTGATTGCTGCCCTGCCTTACGGCCACGCGGACATGGTGGACCTGGCGGTGGAGCGGCTGCGGCAGGACTATGCGCAGACTCCGGATCCGGCCGGCCTGATTTCCGAGCCCTTCACCCTAAAGGATCTTCGGGACCTGCACGAAGCCGTGGCCGGCCGGCCGCTGATGCGCGACACCTTCCGGCGCCTGATGGAGCCGCAGCTGACCGGCACGGGGCAGATGTCCGACGGCGCCCGCGGCCGGCCGTCGCGGCTGTGGCGGCACTGACGCTAGGACATGCTGGACGCGTCTGCCGGCTGCGGTTCCCAGATCTGCATCCGACCCATGGCACGCTCCAGCTCCGGTCCGCCGGCCTCGGCAATGAGGTCCGGGTCGCCGACGACCACCAGCAGGCAACGGGCGCGGGAGAGGCC from Arthrobacter zhangbolii includes the following:
- a CDS encoding GDSL-type esterase/lipase family protein, encoding MISTPITESLVRGAAEYETTARGLRPHRLPATVRTRFPDPQLLMVEAQPSGVRLVFTTTAQQLELVLHPTRVVYLGADRPRGHVDLMVDGELLHSDELTGGSYTEVNMSTGASRQVEGESHVGVFPGLPAGGKLVEIWLPHNESVELVELRSDAPVEPASSDRPVWLHHGSSVSHGSNAATPSGIWPAVAARIGGVELTNLGLGGSALVDPFTAQVMRDTPADLISVKLGINMVNLDGMRLRTFVPAVHGFLDTIREGHPETPLVLISPIFCGIHEDTPGPGAFDPASFGTGQVKFLATGDPAGVAAGQLTLRVIREALASLVERRAEDPNLYYLDGLELYGAADAEEHPLPDALHPDSATHQLIGERFAKYAFAGEGPFGREL
- a CDS encoding SIR2 family NAD-dependent protein deacylase, encoding MGQSHVFVTKGSLTNFACDAWLLPTDRTYSIAAHWRAAVPGLQDALIEDAGFASGAMLAQPIHTWPADEPLPVLTAVPYSGISSVDELIPPLREFICVAADTARRRRSEASREQSRPVPLLAMPLFGTGGGGAGLVKGDVIRLLLEETRSAAAEAGVDVVLVLANEKDFALAQELRKRQPEWWASLDREHQTEAARLAGHARDGKLVPFMGAGVSMSAGAPSWTELLSALAKTAKLTDSETESLKKRGHLDQASILRSIYEERAERGALTFNEAIARLVELKRYGLTPALLASLGSREAITLNYDELFEFASDDAGVPRSVIPDGAGQHDDWLLKLHGSVTDPDSIVLTRDDYLGFSTSRNALSALVKATLMTQHLLFVGFGLTDDHFHEILHDVKQALPKESRTGEGSATALMLSTDPLDPRMWSNQLKLVPMSDDSRKEFNNSSGRTLEIFLDLLVALSTDSHSYLLAEGYEGALTEAERSLREALLDLGKRLTEDEAHSSGGVRLQEMLAELGASAPSS
- a CDS encoding ADP-ribosylglycohydrolase family protein encodes the protein MNLNSAQNDRAAGVLVALAAGDALGAGYEFGDPLPDGAEVSMLGGGPFGFDPAEWTDDTSMAVPIAEALLDAGPTPAALDAVVRAWTAWAAEAKDVGSQTRYIIDAAGRTAADDGRSKVTTDDFARAAQVFHERTGRSGGNGSLMRTAPLALAYLDREPADLMTAAGELSSLTHVEDDAREACGLWCVAIRNAALTGQLEIRTGLPLLPPDRAALWLERIETAEASRPRDFVKNGWVVEALQGAWSAIATTRAGSNGPDHLRAALEEAVRGGRDTDTVAAIAGSLLGAAYGFSAVPFEWRLHLHGWPGLRARDLMTLGVELAGGAGRRTDAWPRTPHFDYSSWSRTDVLVRHPDDDGVWLGGVGALGRTAELGIDAVVSLCRLGTEDVSGIAAEDQATFWLVDSAAPESNAHTAFVLREAAAAVERFRAEGKTVLLHCVRAESRTPTVAALYGAQAAGITPLEALERVRSVLPNAHPNPAFREVLAGK
- a CDS encoding ARPP-1 family domain-containing protein → MQIPQLPVGVPQLHVGAGTAVGPLTLFPVWTAAPGRLGISTALRADLAVSELAAGARVGQLTVRNNGKHAALLLEGELLEGGQQHRTCARDVLIDTGETVDIDTFCVEAGRWEAGQDTHRCQARRAPLSIRAKMAGGGPPGTGSRRQEQIWERVRRFDAVRGPSATSSLPEHLDRFGSLDRHRFSAPKPLDGQRGVVIGVGGQPLLLEVFGTASLFRDHYRQLIEAALLDAELLPAAARSAAPMPGQLARDLAAVVGTIGFGEFYGEGAQRHDSMRSRSVLGVRGPVIAEGMAVRLPDRDPDIAHLSCWNTTHPLMEAV
- a CDS encoding NUDIX hydrolase, which translates into the protein MSESRRHLSLLEYPRPSLAVDTAALTVVDDDLRVLLVRRREEHHSGEWALPGTFLRERETLAAAVLRSLRDKAGIEGRVPRQLHVFDDPGRDDRGWTLSVAHMDAVPFRDLEKPLQSDDVRLASVTVDADLIAALPYGHADMVDLAVERLRQDYAQTPDPAGLISEPFTLKDLRDLHEAVAGRPLMRDTFRRLMEPQLTGTGQMSDGARGRPSRLWRH